In one Photobacterium swingsii genomic region, the following are encoded:
- the pntA gene encoding Re/Si-specific NAD(P)(+) transhydrogenase subunit alpha, translating into MQIGVPKEILAHETRVAATPKTVEQLLKMGFSVAIESNAGVLASFDDAAFEAAGATIVSTEDVWQSDLILKVNAPQVNDETGVDEFDLIKEGASLVSFIWPAQNKELLEKLSTKNINIMAMDSVPRISRAQALDALSSMANIAGYRAVVEAAHEFGRFFTGQITAAGKVPPAKVLVAGAGVAGLAAIGAAGSLGAIVRSFDVRPEVKEQVESMGAEFLEVDFKEDTSTGDGYAKEMSDEFNKAAERLYAEQAKDVDIIITTALIPGRPAPKLITKEMVDSMKAGSVIVDLAAANGGNCAYTEADKVVTTPNGVKVIGYTDMVGRLPTQSSQLYGTNLVNLLKLLCKEKDGNINIDFDDEVLRGLTVIKEGEITWPAPPIKVSAAPQQPAPEVKPQVKIEKEPTSPVKKYGFMAAGLAAFGWIANYAPSEFLAHFTVFVLACVVGYYVVWNVTHALHTPLMSVTNAISGIIILGAVLQIGQGIGIVTFLAFIAVLIASINIFGGFMVTKRMLEMFRKDK; encoded by the coding sequence ATGCAGATTGGTGTGCCAAAAGAAATACTCGCGCACGAAACGCGAGTGGCTGCTACGCCGAAAACGGTTGAGCAGTTATTAAAAATGGGGTTCAGCGTTGCGATTGAAAGTAATGCTGGTGTCTTGGCTAGTTTTGACGATGCGGCTTTTGAAGCTGCGGGTGCAACTATCGTTTCAACTGAAGATGTATGGCAATCAGATTTAATTCTGAAAGTTAATGCGCCACAGGTAAATGATGAAACTGGTGTTGATGAATTTGATTTGATCAAAGAAGGTGCAAGCCTTGTTAGCTTTATTTGGCCAGCTCAAAATAAAGAATTGCTAGAAAAGCTATCAACCAAAAACATCAACATTATGGCAATGGACTCTGTACCGCGTATTTCGCGTGCGCAAGCACTAGATGCGTTGAGTTCTATGGCTAATATCGCGGGTTACCGTGCGGTTGTTGAAGCGGCTCATGAATTTGGTCGTTTCTTCACTGGTCAAATCACGGCTGCAGGTAAGGTTCCACCAGCGAAAGTCTTGGTAGCTGGTGCGGGTGTTGCTGGGCTTGCGGCTATCGGTGCTGCGGGGAGCCTAGGTGCAATTGTCCGTTCTTTTGATGTGCGTCCTGAAGTTAAGGAGCAAGTTGAAAGTATGGGTGCTGAATTCCTTGAAGTTGATTTCAAAGAAGACACCAGCACTGGTGACGGTTACGCAAAAGAAATGTCAGATGAATTCAACAAAGCGGCTGAGCGTTTATACGCTGAGCAAGCGAAAGATGTTGATATCATCATTACGACAGCGCTAATCCCTGGTCGTCCTGCACCTAAGTTGATCACCAAAGAAATGGTTGATTCAATGAAAGCGGGCAGTGTGATTGTTGACTTGGCAGCTGCTAATGGCGGTAACTGTGCTTACACTGAAGCGGATAAAGTCGTTACTACACCAAATGGTGTTAAAGTGATCGGCTATACCGATATGGTAGGTCGTTTACCAACACAATCTTCTCAGCTGTACGGTACTAACCTTGTAAACCTCCTTAAACTTCTTTGCAAAGAGAAAGACGGTAATATCAACATTGATTTTGATGATGAAGTATTACGTGGTCTTACTGTGATCAAAGAAGGTGAGATTACGTGGCCTGCGCCACCAATCAAAGTATCGGCTGCGCCTCAACAGCCAGCACCTGAGGTTAAACCTCAAGTTAAGATCGAAAAAGAGCCAACTTCTCCTGTGAAGAAATATGGCTTTATGGCGGCGGGATTAGCAGCATTTGGTTGGATTGCTAATTACGCGCCATCTGAGTTCCTTGCTCACTTTACGGTATTTGTTCTTGCGTGTGTTGTTGGTTATTACGTGGTTTGGAATGTAACGCATGCATTGCACACACCACTAATGTCAGTAACTAATGCTATTTCAGGCATCATCATTCTTGGTGCGGTATTGCAGATAGGTCAGGGGATTGGGATTGTCACCTTCCTGGCGTTTATTGCTGTCTTAATTGCAAGTATCAATATATTTGGTGGCTTTATGGTGACCAAACGTATGCTTGAAATGTTCCGTAAAGATAAATAA
- the pntB gene encoding Re/Si-specific NAD(P)(+) transhydrogenase subunit beta, with product MSAGIVQAAYLVAAVLFIMSLAGLSKQETARAGNYYGIAGMGIALLATIFGPDAHGTGWIILAMVIGGGIGMHLAKKVEMTEMPELVAILHSFVGLAAVLVGFNTYIDHGELTGALLNIHLVEVFLGVFIGAVTFTGSIVAFGKLRGIIDSKSLMLPHRHKLNLAALVVSFLLMLYFVNVEGSTFALIVVTLIAFAFGYHLVASIGGADMPVVVSMLNSYSGWAAAAAGFMLANDLLIVTGALVGSSGAILSYIMCKAMNRSFISVIAGGFGTDVQVSSSDEEQGEHREASAEEVAEMLKDAKSVVITPGYGMAVAQAQYPVHEITDKLRSQGVNVRFGIHPVAGRLPGHMNVLLAEAKVPYDIVLEMDEINDDLSETDVVLVIGANDTVNPAAMEDPNSPIAGMPVLEVWNAKHVIVFKRSMNTGYAGVQNPLFFKENTQMLFGDAKASVDEISKHL from the coding sequence ATGTCTGCAGGAATCGTACAAGCGGCATACCTTGTTGCTGCGGTACTATTTATCATGTCTCTTGCGGGGCTATCCAAGCAAGAAACAGCACGCGCAGGTAACTACTACGGCATCGCGGGTATGGGGATTGCGCTTCTCGCAACAATCTTTGGCCCTGATGCACATGGTACTGGCTGGATCATCTTAGCGATGGTTATCGGTGGTGGTATCGGTATGCACCTTGCGAAGAAAGTTGAAATGACTGAAATGCCAGAACTAGTGGCAATTCTTCACAGCTTTGTTGGTTTGGCTGCAGTGCTAGTAGGTTTCAATACCTACATTGATCATGGTGAGCTAACTGGTGCACTACTGAATATCCACCTTGTGGAAGTTTTCCTTGGTGTATTCATTGGTGCTGTAACCTTCACTGGTTCTATTGTTGCGTTTGGTAAGCTACGCGGCATTATTGACTCTAAGTCTTTGATGCTACCTCATCGTCATAAGCTAAACCTTGCGGCTCTAGTGGTTTCTTTCCTTCTTATGCTTTACTTCGTAAATGTAGAAGGTTCGACATTTGCGCTTATTGTTGTAACGCTTATCGCATTTGCATTCGGTTACCACTTGGTTGCTTCAATCGGTGGTGCGGATATGCCAGTGGTTGTTTCTATGCTTAACTCGTACTCAGGTTGGGCAGCAGCAGCAGCGGGCTTCATGCTAGCGAATGACTTGTTGATCGTAACGGGTGCATTGGTTGGTTCTTCTGGTGCCATTCTGTCTTACATCATGTGTAAAGCAATGAACCGTTCATTCATCAGTGTAATTGCTGGTGGTTTCGGTACTGATGTTCAAGTGTCTTCATCAGATGAAGAGCAAGGCGAACACCGTGAAGCATCAGCGGAAGAAGTTGCTGAAATGCTGAAAGATGCGAAATCAGTAGTTATTACTCCTGGATACGGTATGGCAGTAGCACAAGCGCAATACCCTGTGCATGAAATTACTGACAAACTGCGTTCTCAAGGTGTGAACGTTCGCTTTGGTATTCACCCTGTAGCGGGTCGTTTACCTGGCCATATGAACGTACTGTTAGCTGAAGCAAAAGTACCGTATGACATCGTGTTAGAGATGGATGAGATTAATGATGATCTGTCTGAAACGGATGTTGTACTGGTTATTGGTGCGAACGACACAGTAAACCCTGCTGCAATGGAAGATCCAAACAGTCCTATCGCAGGTATGCCTGTACTTGAAGTGTGGAATGCAAAACACGTTATTGTGTTTAAGCGTTCTATGAATACAGGTTATGCGGGTGTTCAAAACCCATTGTTCTTTAAAGAGAACACGCAAATGCTATTTGGTGATGCTAAAGCGAGTGTTGACGAGATTTCAAAACACTTGTAA